A stretch of the Planktothrix serta PCC 8927 genome encodes the following:
- a CDS encoding LamG-like jellyroll fold domain-containing protein: MLESFIKTYAPESLDKNYKHTAMLSHGGVVVAFALDSSQQFWYTVLDLENNDIQSPLDVNYWFKEPVPINFPKEITQVGYSIAGNQTIPDPTEQLLTDGTKEVKPDKDKTLEERFLASTARLTADAPFQVMSDGQFVYLIRQAIEGNHPRNVKVGDVPIVNRTLLVDRFVFVGTELKPKLEVRYQRSRHKDRPLNRKDSLSSKDLENQPFYEPTQELDMVRNLTEGRFSVVLLPTAIPNIKRWQIFAHNSSTGLIDSFNIERSKDGLFNPRGTQFYTCSSHPEVFEYTPGKCPECSSDLIPKTTKEGFAESALVFNGTDTWVETRLNDLSGSALTIEYWFKGQSLQSAVRQQDGSNYIMAGWQGKHILSNDGGTDNGIAVGQLATDGNWHHIAMTWKQDSENGFISYLDGRVVAQRKSANTPLPKINAQVLLGAYYGQELTNGVIDEIRIWNRARSRGEIKADLNRRLVGNEDGLVAYWRLDEGCGNIVHDQTDNGFHGTIQGTSLWVNSDAPIGDNPGVTRSSFEIHQRTIAGGLSALLYYQQENIKSGYSNEPKPLKKSARMMLAAPTRQASEDKNCIAILDFAVSREGKLALIPDTVALPVLGNTGAACSINDALDRRSSLEVELGNLNRKINDLTNRIAQLNAQMLANQEDWVNLVAYFLFDEIKTEGSTRKILDRAGNNHGIVMGASLEKDLTLPISGLDILERPANCIRFDGVDDYIQLSQPLPIFSSSFTVSMWLKVPLNSDRGILLGDYQIPSGLNINFEVRHGLLRLYWGASPDLVGTRNIRDNQWHYISFVRDRESKKVYTYIDGVVDINYTGEIGNARAVIPHRIGRDSRQDITNFEGLMAELCIWKVARTPDEIRADMYQRHGDAAQASLLKQLSECQQELNETQIQRAQKLTELAVVRDAQFGEVRVPMELLHIDRFGLTVTGGLLSFAYTNNSPTLFDSAIGKLGLYFVGAANDQFFAAYFDTLTERVVHRLPAEVGQLILIARNTDGAMDSTTITVENGSTDDTCQLTFSNDEIQLTETWPDLPRNVQTLAQILNGNALPPVIAPVSDSPTDGDAPPIPNTSIYYDYAQVILNPSDKSAAKGSLFFAVSMGNASGVIQNTETPINLGEMKTRVNEWVADSQGNALYFDGQTTLASKTSTTELERFDAPSNVTVETWAKPETVSNNQSVRLINHHSPRSRYFLGLKGVSPGSALVFNGQDTSVETGLTDLSGSALTIEYWFKGKTLQSAVRQQEGTNLIASGANCSQPIEPANQTNCLQFDGVNDYIQLSKPLSIFSSSFTVSLWLKVPLNSDRAILLGDYQIPNGLNINFEVRDGLLRLYWGANPDLVGTRNIRDNQWHYISFVRDRANNKVYTYIDGVIDINYSGAIADRQAVIAHRIGRDSRQDITTFEGKMAELSIWNVARTQPEIQADMYKRFTGTETNLVAYWPLNAIQTEGSVLKVVDLVNNNFGTVLNGAIAVKDTLPTPPNLSKDAFHILSNDGGIPNSLAVKQKVIDGQWHHVAMTWQQNTVNGFVSYLDGEIVSQRNSSNTPLPKMNAKVLLGTAFGTTEFLEGALAEVRIWKVARTPTEIKNDMRRPIRRAEPGLVGCWSLMNGDLQDYSGNSYHGVLRGNSSSTDYPLEAAVLVAGVNEQLIQTENYFFIHEWTHLAGAFRQSFALQFDGKDDHLNAGTAEDLNLTQDLTIEAFLRVTELGQERGILTKGRLDDGGDQNVPYSLSVGPNGQLIFAFEKTDYTKEKCESDRFLATGQFYKIAVTRAQGTDKQENKVKKVIGGQEMEVTESVTVNQWQEIRFFINGQAAGMKRYEDITPGTTDQPLEIGKAYRDGGVATFFKGTISEVRLWNKARGISDLGKALKGSESGLAAWWRFEENAGNTAFDSKGSNHANRIGARWVKNPDPQGSSFTLYMNGVSQKTRVAEGVLKWGDQNFTLGGYRENNVQQHLFKGSLEETRIWKTTRTQEQIQDNLFRRVLGDRKDLLAYYQFDADAEDRLPDCSGRANHLIVTNADWQISNAPVSYETPQVRSALAGVRTTFQGQIHSRPAIQEYGDTQYNSDNELIGVMKRCYSYIKDGEWQLITGFKIGNIITEWIGQAQYDPQIVGFIEGAPPVPSENCTMDAQDDYAGGSLVEIVEADNVQYTLSASKEGTLDAAFKMAASVGGGTGTYTVIAPFGGGIAQEVTEIDFEAKLEGSMETSNGWSGESSVSSGKNVSKNTKVKALGCWESDHHVLNTAIGQRFVFNNTGFALVQSDTADIFALRMEHNNVLIAFRFQPNPDIPKDWNLIPFQMNPRYVCQGTLDGRVGMDDNGNVYDPNYKNARDYGEYSYFKPKEAYSLKNRIRQEEEELKTYYENFSTSPLDADRAGKGAAIGAGIGAIAGPLGAVAGAAVGGLIGGLTGDKRLPEKLAKRNLVNTYVWTAEGGFFAETTELTDSMSETVGGSFSLKGSATGGFGTDIEIFGVGVKLEMEAAIGGSLNLTKSKTRDSEKSFSLNVELEVPDNIQKYVDSKPIYDQNGKPVLQAGKVDAYRFMTFYLEPSVQNFDTFVNKVVDPIWLEESKHPNAAAIRNALKTQQKAKKDTEKSIPWRVMHRVTFVSRVLPEIPVDKTPQTPEETLKAADIDSNYELIKRLEPFVSDKLDDYVQFTDAVRNAIDAYIPELKPAKDYIVEYMCQYYQVFD, from the coding sequence ATGTTAGAAAGCTTCATCAAAACCTACGCACCAGAAAGTCTTGATAAAAACTACAAACACACAGCCATGCTATCTCATGGAGGTGTCGTAGTTGCCTTTGCACTAGATTCAAGCCAGCAGTTTTGGTATACCGTATTGGATCTAGAAAATAACGACATTCAAAGTCCACTTGATGTTAACTATTGGTTTAAAGAACCCGTCCCGATCAATTTTCCCAAAGAAATTACCCAAGTTGGCTACAGTATAGCGGGGAATCAAACGATACCCGACCCCACAGAACAACTGTTAACCGACGGCACCAAAGAAGTTAAACCCGACAAGGACAAAACCCTCGAAGAGCGATTTCTAGCTTCTACCGCACGCCTCACGGCGGATGCTCCGTTTCAGGTGATGTCCGACGGTCAATTTGTTTATCTGATTCGTCAGGCAATTGAAGGGAACCATCCGCGTAATGTTAAAGTCGGTGACGTGCCGATTGTGAATCGCACTTTGTTGGTTGATCGCTTTGTGTTTGTCGGTACCGAGTTAAAACCTAAGTTAGAAGTCCGTTACCAACGCAGCCGCCACAAAGATCGTCCTTTGAATCGTAAAGATAGCCTATCGAGCAAAGATTTAGAAAATCAACCCTTTTATGAACCGACCCAAGAACTGGATATGGTTCGGAACTTAACGGAAGGTCGTTTCTCAGTGGTGCTGCTGCCAACTGCCATTCCCAATATCAAACGCTGGCAGATTTTCGCCCATAATAGCAGCACTGGATTAATTGATTCCTTCAACATTGAGCGCTCCAAAGACGGGTTATTTAATCCTCGTGGCACTCAGTTTTATACCTGTAGTAGCCACCCAGAAGTCTTCGAGTATACTCCAGGTAAATGTCCAGAATGTTCCAGTGACTTGATTCCGAAAACAACCAAAGAAGGCTTTGCCGAATCCGCTTTAGTGTTCAATGGTACGGATACTTGGGTCGAAACCCGCTTAAACGATTTGTCAGGTTCAGCCTTAACCATTGAGTATTGGTTCAAGGGACAATCCTTACAGTCTGCCGTCCGACAACAGGATGGGAGCAATTATATTATGGCGGGTTGGCAGGGGAAACATATTCTCTCTAACGATGGCGGAACTGACAACGGAATTGCAGTTGGACAACTCGCTACAGATGGAAATTGGCATCATATTGCCATGACCTGGAAACAGGATAGTGAGAATGGGTTTATTAGCTATCTTGACGGCCGAGTTGTGGCTCAAAGAAAGAGTGCCAATACTCCCTTACCCAAAATCAACGCTCAGGTCTTGCTTGGTGCCTACTATGGCCAAGAATTGACCAACGGTGTAATTGATGAAATCCGCATCTGGAACCGAGCCAGAAGCCGAGGCGAAATTAAAGCAGATCTCAACCGTCGGCTAGTCGGCAATGAAGATGGGTTAGTCGCTTACTGGCGCTTGGATGAAGGATGTGGCAATATTGTTCATGATCAAACCGATAACGGCTTCCACGGCACAATCCAAGGCACAAGCCTTTGGGTGAACTCTGATGCACCGATTGGGGATAACCCTGGAGTCACCCGCAGCAGCTTTGAAATTCATCAACGAACGATTGCCGGAGGATTATCGGCGCTCCTCTATTATCAGCAGGAAAATATTAAAAGCGGCTACAGCAACGAGCCAAAACCCCTCAAGAAAAGCGCTCGGATGATGCTGGCTGCCCCCACTCGCCAAGCTAGCGAAGATAAAAACTGTATTGCCATCCTGGATTTTGCCGTGTCCCGTGAAGGCAAATTGGCTCTCATTCCCGATACAGTGGCACTCCCCGTCTTGGGCAACACCGGGGCAGCCTGTTCCATCAACGATGCCCTGGATCGCCGTAGTAGTCTGGAAGTTGAACTGGGTAACTTGAATCGCAAGATTAATGATTTAACCAACCGCATCGCCCAACTCAATGCACAGATGCTTGCGAACCAAGAAGATTGGGTGAATTTAGTTGCCTATTTTCTGTTTGACGAAATCAAAACCGAAGGCTCAACCCGAAAAATTTTAGACCGAGCAGGCAACAATCACGGCATCGTCATGGGAGCCTCCTTAGAGAAAGATCTAACGTTGCCAATTTCGGGCCTAGACATCCTGGAGCGTCCAGCCAACTGTATACGATTTGATGGGGTCGATGATTATATCCAACTCTCCCAACCTCTCCCTATTTTCTCCAGTTCATTTACCGTTTCGATGTGGCTCAAAGTCCCCCTGAATTCGGATCGGGGTATTTTGCTGGGAGACTATCAAATTCCCAGTGGCTTGAATATCAACTTTGAAGTGCGCCACGGACTCTTAAGGCTTTACTGGGGCGCGAGTCCAGACTTAGTGGGAACCCGAAATATCCGAGACAATCAATGGCACTATATTAGCTTTGTCAGAGATCGGGAAAGCAAGAAGGTTTATACCTATATTGACGGGGTTGTCGATATTAATTATACGGGGGAAATTGGCAACGCACGGGCTGTAATTCCCCACAGAATCGGTCGTGATAGTCGGCAGGACATCACGAATTTTGAAGGGTTAATGGCAGAACTTTGTATCTGGAAGGTAGCTCGTACTCCCGATGAAATTCGGGCAGATATGTATCAGCGTCATGGGGACGCAGCCCAAGCCAGTTTACTCAAACAGTTGAGTGAGTGTCAACAGGAACTCAACGAAACCCAAATCCAACGCGCCCAAAAACTCACAGAGTTAGCGGTAGTTCGTGATGCACAATTCGGCGAAGTCCGAGTGCCGATGGAACTGCTGCATATTGATCGCTTTGGCTTAACGGTGACGGGCGGTTTGCTCAGTTTTGCCTACACCAACAATAGCCCAACTTTGTTTGACAGTGCGATCGGCAAATTAGGTTTGTATTTTGTTGGGGCTGCCAACGACCAGTTTTTTGCTGCCTATTTTGATACCCTCACCGAGCGTGTTGTTCATCGCTTACCCGCAGAAGTTGGGCAACTGATCTTAATTGCTCGAAACACGGATGGAGCAATGGATAGCACAACCATCACCGTTGAAAATGGTAGCACCGATGACACTTGCCAACTGACTTTTAGCAACGATGAAATTCAGTTGACCGAAACATGGCCGGATTTGCCACGGAATGTTCAAACCCTCGCGCAAATCTTGAATGGTAATGCCTTGCCTCCAGTCATTGCCCCAGTCTCCGATTCTCCAACGGATGGTGATGCGCCACCTATCCCCAACACATCCATCTATTATGACTATGCCCAAGTTATTCTGAATCCATCCGACAAGAGCGCTGCCAAAGGTTCGCTATTCTTTGCAGTGAGTATGGGCAATGCTAGTGGCGTCATTCAAAACACAGAAACCCCGATTAACTTAGGGGAGATGAAAACCCGTGTTAATGAGTGGGTTGCAGATTCTCAAGGCAATGCCCTCTACTTTGACGGTCAAACAACGTTAGCCAGCAAAACCAGCACCACAGAGCTTGAGCGTTTCGATGCTCCTAGTAACGTGACAGTCGAAACCTGGGCGAAACCAGAGACTGTGAGTAATAACCAAAGCGTTCGCCTGATTAACCATCATTCACCCCGTTCGCGCTACTTTTTAGGATTGAAAGGGGTTTCTCCTGGCTCGGCTCTGGTGTTTAATGGTCAAGATACCTCGGTAGAAACGGGCTTGACGGATCTCTCCGGTTCAGCCTTAACGATTGAATATTGGTTCAAGGGAAAAACCTTACAATCTGCCGTTCGGCAACAGGAAGGAACGAATCTCATTGCGTCGGGCGCGAACTGTAGTCAACCGATTGAGCCTGCGAATCAAACGAATTGTCTACAATTTGATGGGGTCAATGATTATATCCAACTCTCCAAACCTCTCTCGATTTTCTCCAGTTCATTTACCGTTTCTTTATGGCTGAAAGTTCCCCTCAATTCGGATCGGGCTATCTTGCTGGGAGACTATCAAATTCCTAATGGCTTAAATATCAACTTTGAAGTGCGTGACGGACTTTTAAGGCTCTACTGGGGTGCAAATCCAGACTTGGTAGGAACCCGAAATATCCGAGACAATCAATGGCACTATATTAGCTTTGTCAGAGATCGGGCAAATAATAAAGTTTACACCTATATTGATGGTGTAATTGACATCAATTATTCAGGCGCGATCGCTGATCGGCAGGCTGTAATTGCTCACCGAATTGGTCGTGATAGTCGGCAGGATATTACCACTTTTGAGGGTAAAATGGCGGAACTTTCCATCTGGAATGTGGCGCGCACCCAACCCGAAATTCAAGCCGATATGTATAAACGCTTCACAGGTACGGAGACAAATTTAGTTGCATATTGGCCGTTGAATGCCATTCAAACGGAAGGCTCCGTTCTCAAAGTTGTAGACTTGGTAAACAATAATTTTGGTACGGTACTCAATGGCGCGATCGCTGTTAAAGATACTCTTCCCACACCGCCGAACCTGAGTAAAGATGCGTTTCATATTCTTTCCAATGATGGCGGCATCCCGAATAGCCTTGCGGTTAAGCAAAAGGTGATAGATGGACAATGGCATCATGTTGCTATGACTTGGCAGCAGAATACTGTAAATGGCTTTGTCAGCTACCTAGACGGCGAGATTGTGAGTCAGCGAAATAGCAGCAACACGCCGCTACCCAAAATGAATGCTAAGGTGCTGTTGGGTACTGCATTTGGCACAACGGAATTTCTTGAAGGTGCTTTGGCTGAAGTCCGGATTTGGAAAGTGGCTCGTACCCCGACTGAGATTAAAAATGATATGCGCCGCCCCATCCGACGAGCAGAACCGGGCTTAGTCGGCTGTTGGAGCTTAATGAATGGTGATCTGCAAGATTATTCCGGCAACAGCTATCATGGCGTCTTGCGGGGGAATAGCAGCAGCACCGATTATCCCCTAGAAGCTGCGGTTTTGGTAGCTGGAGTCAATGAACAACTGATCCAGACGGAAAATTATTTCTTTATCCATGAGTGGACTCATCTGGCAGGTGCGTTCCGCCAATCTTTTGCCCTTCAGTTTGATGGCAAAGACGATCATCTCAATGCTGGCACAGCAGAGGATCTCAACTTAACCCAAGATTTAACGATTGAAGCCTTTTTGCGGGTTACGGAGTTAGGTCAGGAACGGGGTATCCTCACAAAAGGACGGCTAGATGATGGGGGAGATCAGAATGTTCCCTATTCCTTGTCTGTCGGCCCAAATGGTCAACTGATTTTTGCCTTTGAAAAAACAGACTACACCAAGGAGAAGTGCGAATCGGATCGTTTTCTAGCTACGGGTCAATTCTATAAAATCGCCGTGACTCGTGCCCAAGGCACGGACAAACAGGAAAATAAAGTCAAAAAAGTGATTGGCGGTCAAGAAATGGAAGTCACCGAGTCGGTTACGGTGAACCAATGGCAAGAAATTCGCTTTTTCATCAACGGTCAGGCGGCTGGGATGAAGCGATATGAGGATATTACACCCGGAACCACTGATCAACCTTTGGAAATTGGTAAAGCTTACCGGGATGGGGGTGTGGCAACGTTCTTCAAAGGAACGATCAGCGAGGTGCGCCTGTGGAATAAAGCTCGGGGTATCAGTGACTTAGGCAAAGCTCTCAAGGGTTCTGAAAGTGGGCTGGCGGCCTGGTGGCGCTTTGAGGAAAATGCTGGTAATACAGCCTTTGATTCTAAGGGCAGTAACCACGCCAACCGCATCGGCGCTCGCTGGGTGAAAAACCCTGATCCACAAGGTTCTAGCTTTACCCTCTACATGAATGGGGTTTCCCAAAAAACGCGAGTTGCTGAGGGTGTACTGAAATGGGGAGATCAGAATTTCACCTTGGGGGGATACCGAGAAAACAACGTTCAGCAACACTTGTTTAAAGGCAGCTTAGAAGAAACTCGCATCTGGAAAACAACCCGAACCCAAGAGCAAATTCAGGATAATCTGTTCCGGCGCGTGTTGGGCGATCGCAAAGATCTTTTAGCTTACTATCAGTTTGATGCAGATGCCGAAGACCGACTGCCGGATTGTTCCGGTCGAGCGAATCACCTCATCGTTACAAACGCAGATTGGCAGATTTCTAATGCCCCGGTCAGCTACGAAACGCCCCAAGTTCGCAGTGCCTTGGCAGGAGTCCGAACCACCTTCCAGGGGCAAATTCACAGCCGTCCGGCAATTCAGGAATATGGTGACACCCAATATAACAGCGACAACGAGTTAATCGGGGTGATGAAACGCTGCTATTCCTACATTAAAGATGGCGAATGGCAGTTGATTACGGGCTTTAAAATTGGCAATATCATTACCGAATGGATCGGTCAAGCTCAGTATGATCCCCAAATTGTGGGATTTATTGAAGGGGCGCCACCTGTACCCAGCGAGAACTGTACGATGGATGCTCAGGATGACTATGCTGGTGGCTCGTTGGTGGAAATTGTGGAAGCGGACAACGTGCAGTATACCCTATCTGCCTCCAAAGAAGGCACGTTAGATGCGGCGTTCAAAATGGCAGCTAGCGTTGGGGGCGGCACAGGAACTTATACGGTAATTGCGCCGTTTGGGGGAGGCATCGCCCAGGAAGTCACGGAAATTGACTTTGAAGCCAAGCTCGAAGGCAGTATGGAAACCAGCAATGGTTGGTCTGGTGAAAGCAGCGTCAGTTCTGGCAAAAACGTCTCCAAGAACACCAAAGTTAAGGCGCTGGGCTGTTGGGAAAGTGATCATCATGTTCTGAACACTGCCATTGGTCAACGCTTTGTCTTCAACAACACGGGGTTTGCCCTGGTGCAGTCCGACACGGCAGATATTTTTGCCCTGCGGATGGAACATAACAATGTGTTGATTGCCTTCCGGTTTCAACCGAATCCTGATATTCCTAAAGATTGGAACCTGATTCCGTTCCAGATGAATCCGCGCTATGTCTGCCAAGGCACGTTAGATGGTCGCGTTGGCATGGATGACAATGGCAATGTCTATGATCCCAACTACAAAAACGCCCGTGACTACGGGGAATATAGCTACTTTAAACCGAAGGAAGCCTATTCTCTGAAGAATCGGATTCGCCAGGAAGAAGAGGAACTGAAGACCTACTATGAAAACTTCAGCACCTCGCCATTAGATGCGGATCGAGCGGGTAAAGGGGCTGCCATTGGAGCGGGTATTGGTGCGATCGCAGGGCCGTTAGGGGCTGTTGCTGGTGCTGCTGTGGGTGGCTTGATTGGCGGGTTAACAGGCGATAAGCGCTTGCCAGAAAAATTAGCTAAACGTAACCTGGTTAATACCTACGTTTGGACGGCAGAGGGTGGCTTCTTTGCCGAAACAACGGAGTTAACGGACTCCATGAGTGAAACCGTTGGCGGTTCCTTCTCGTTGAAGGGTTCTGCTACGGGTGGTTTTGGCACGGATATCGAGATCTTTGGTGTGGGTGTGAAGCTGGAGATGGAAGCTGCGATTGGAGGCAGTTTGAACCTCACCAAGAGCAAAACCCGAGACTCGGAAAAATCCTTTAGCCTCAATGTTGAGTTGGAAGTACCCGACAACATCCAAAAATATGTCGATAGCAAGCCGATTTATGACCAAAACGGCAAACCTGTTTTACAAGCGGGTAAAGTGGATGCCTATCGCTTCATGACATTTTATCTGGAGCCGAGTGTGCAGAACTTTGACACGTTTGTCAACAAAGTGGTTGATCCGATTTGGTTAGAGGAAAGTAAGCATCCTAATGCGGCTGCTATTCGGAATGCTCTTAAGACCCAACAAAAGGCGAAAAAAGATACGGAAAAAAGCATCCCTTGGCGGGTAATGCACCGTGTCACCTTTGTCAGTCGGGTTCTGCCTGAAATTCCGGTGGATAAAACCCCGCAAACCCCTGAAGAAACCCTCAAAGCCGCTGATATCGATAGCAACTACG